AGGAATAATCCTGGTGCCAGGCCACAACACCACCGTGTAAGGCTGGCTTGCAGAAAAGCTGGTCGTGCCAGAACCGTACACCACGATCGCCAAAAAGCTGGCTAGCGGCCATCACAAAAGCAGGGTTCCAAAGGATGTCATGAAAACCTTCGGTAATGCGCCATGCACCCAGTGCATGAAACAAAACAGTATTTGGATCGGACGATTCATTGGAAGCAAACTGGTAAAACAGCGAGTTACCCGGATGTGAAGGATCTGCAATCTCAGCTAATTCTTCTTTCAGTTTCTCAATCTGCTCTTCATCCAACAACTTAATATTGCTGACATATCCATATTCATTATAAAACTCAATCTGCTCTTTTGATAATTTATATTGTTCCCATTCGGCTGCCGAAGACGGCCATTTGAACATATTGGAAATTAATCGATGTACTTTAGATAGATCTTGTACCTGAATTGTTTCCATACTATTGCGTTTAGATGAATTAGTAAGTTAATAAGAAACTGCAACTGGTTGTACACAGGCTGCGCTTTCCTTATCCAGGAATAAAATAGCATTGGGATGTGTACGTAAAATCGTAGACGGATGACGTTCTGTTATCTCATCTTCCAAGGTATGATAAACAGCCTTGGCTTTTGTGGGACCAGGCACCATACAGAATATGTAGTTCGCTTTTAATAAGGCTGGTATAGTAAGCGTTAGCGCATTGATTGGTATCTGCTCCACACTTTCAAAACAGCCTTCATTTACCTGTTGTTGTTTACAGGCCTCATCAAGGTCCACTACTTTCACCTGGCTTTTGTCATTGAAGTCTGCCACGTGTGGGTCATTGAACGCAAGGTGGCTATTCTCCCCGATTCCCATACAGGTAATGTCTACCGGGTTTTGTTCCAGCAGTGCTGCATACCGCTCGCATTCTGCTTGGATATCCGTTACATTTCCCTTCAAATAATGTACCTGGTGAAAAGGTACTTTGTCAAAGATCCGATGTTTCAGAAAGGTACCAAAACATTGCGGATGACCGTCGGGCAATCCGATGTATTCATCCATGTGAAAAGCATTGATCCGGCTCCATTCTAGCGGTTCTTTTGATAAGGCATCCAGAAATTCATTTTGTGAAGCCGCTGCTGCAAAAATGATATTTACGAAAGGCTGCTGCTCTAATAAAGTTCTAATCTTGTTTGCAGCCATCTTTGCCGAGAAGTTTCCCATTTCTTCCCTGTTATTATAAACGCGCACTTGTAACTTATCCACTGTTAGTTCTGTCATGATTATAAACTTATGTATACGGAATTTGGTATCGAATAGTGTCTCTCAATTGAGGAATACAAGAAGGCTGTAAACCTTGGTCTGTGATGATGTTTTATTTTAATCCCGCTTATTACTTTCAGCTTGCCAAATAACGTATCTAAGTCTGCCACGGTTACTAAGCCGTTTCCCGACAAGTAGTCAGAGCTAAAAACCGTGGCAGACCGCAACGCTCTCCTCAGACTGAAAGCAATAAGCAGATGGATTAATTTATGTTTTAGAATCTCATTTTCACACCGGTTCTTCCAGAGAAAGAATAGTATTGTAATGTGTAGATTCTTGAGCGATCACCGAAGTAATCAATCTGAGGGGCGTTGGTTAAATTCACCACCTCAGCATACACGGTTACTCTTTTTGATAATTTTAGTGAGGTATTCAAATCTACCTGAACACGATCATTGCGGATCACATCGCTGGCATCATTAGCGCCCAATGAAACGGTATAGGACCCATTATAGTTAACATTTCCCTGAAGCGTAAAGCCTTTGTAGTTATACGAAAGTGATCCATTGGCTGTATGTTCAGCTTGTCCTGGCAATCTTAAACCCTTTCTCAATTGTGCATCTGCTTTTGAATGTGCATAGGTATAGTTTGCATACAGAGATATGCCTTTAAGAACGCCTGGCAAGAAAGTAAGGTTGGCCTGTGCATTCAATTCCAAACCATACACTTTGGCGGTATTACCATTATACGTTTTGGAATATATCCAATTCTGGTATTGGTTAGCCCCTTCAAACTCGTCTCCTTTAAGTGTAACCACGCTTAGGTACTGGAACTTGTCAATATTCTTATGGAAGGCTCCAATTGACAAAATACCCAGGTTCTTCAAGTAATGCTCAAAAGAGAAGTCCAGGTTTCTGGCAAATGCAGGCTGTAATTCAGGATTGCCATCTGTCACTGTTTGGTTTAAAATGGCCACCACGCGGCTTGGCACCAGGTCAGGGAAGTTTGGTCTTGAATATCCAAATGATAGTGCTCCGCGAATCAACGTGTTCTTAGAGATATCATATTTGGTTTGCAGGTTTGGCAAAAACTTGGTGTATGAATTTGTTTTATTTGAAGGCACAGAAGATGTAAGATTACCTGCAGCATCCTGGTTCACAAGATTGGCATCATAATCCACAGAGGTGCGCTCTACACGCAAACCACCTAACAACATCAGCTTATTGAACTGAACGCGGTTCATTAAATAACCCGATGTTACATTCTCTGTAGCATCATAGAAATAGGTGGCGATGCTAACAGCTGTAAGATTGGGGCTAAACGTAAACTGGCCTTGGTTGTTTTTGAAATAGTTAATAGTAGCGTCTTTGTTTACCGCTCTGCCAAAATTCAGGTGACCATCTAACAGATCGTCAGAAAGTTCTTCTTCACCCAGGAAGTTGTTCAAGCTTCCATTGGCAGCAGTACCTGAGTAATTGGCAACAAACGTACTTGCCGGACGGTAGCGATCATTTTGCATGCTCTTTGTCTTAACGCCTGCTTTAAACGTAGCATCGTTATTACCCCACTTGTAAGGAAGCGTCATATTTAAGCGGCCTACAAAGTTGCGACCCTTGGTATTGAAGTTGTTACCCTCAATAGTATTGTACGTAAATAAGGAACCATTGTTTTTCCAATCGCTGGTACTAACCGCCTGGATATAGTCGCCAGATAAGTTATCAATTGTCAACGGAATATTACCGGTGATGAAATTATATGTATTGGCTTCCTGCTCCAGTTGTGTAGTGGTATAGAATAATCCTGCATCCAGTTTTACCTTTTTAATGGCTGTTTCACCCTCCAGGCTAAAGTTCAGGTTAGCGTTATCCATGGTTCTTTCCATGAGCTCATTGTAAGAACGTCCTTTTGTAGTAGTATAAGGGCCGGTAGCTGTTTTGGTAGTATTAGCTGTTTGCATACGCGTACGCTTGCGATAGCGGGTAGCTTCATTATCCAGCTCATTATAGGTTACGTTAGCTACTAAAGAAGTAGTAGGGTTGAAGCTGTAGTCAACTGTTGCAGCAGTACCCTTACGTGTACGCTCATTCTCCAGGTAAAGCAGACGAATATCAGTAGGGAATAAAATGGTTCCTTTACCATCATTGAAGTTCTTCTCCTGCCAAACCTGGGCATTCAATTCATCATAGCCATTAACTGTTTTGTAGTAGCTGGCAGAAAGGGCAACACCCAACTTTCCATTTGGAAGTTGATCTGTACTAAAGAAACGTTTTCCAAAATTGGCACTACCAATACCATTAAACTTCTTTCGCAAATTATTAAAGCCGCCACCCAGATCAAGGGACAAACGAGATTTCAGGCTGGTGGCTGTAGGTGTTTTTAAATTGATGGCGCCCGCAATGGCATCACCATCCTGATCTGGAGTCAAGGTTTTAATAACTTCCATTGAAGAAAGAATATTGGCAGGCACCAGATCCAATTGAGCATTACGTTGTCCCTCTTCTCTTGAGCCCATTATCTGCTCACCGTTTACGTTGATGTTAGTGAAGTTTCCAGGCGTACCTCTTAATTGAACGGTAGAACCTTCGCCTTGCTCACGACCAATAGTTACACCTGGCAGACGTTGCAAAGCTTCAGCCACATTCAGATCCGGAAAGCGTCCCATTAGATCCGCAGAGATAACTTGTTTAATATTATCAGCATTCCGTTGCTGGTTCAACGCTTTTTGCTGCCCTTCACGGAAAGAAGAGATCGTTACATTACGGAGGCTTGCTACATTGGAGCTAAGCTTCACTTTCGTATTAACGGTTTCACCATTTTTCACTATTACCTCTATTTCCATAGGCTTAAAACCCATGTAGTTGGCAACCAGTACATGTTTGCCCGGCGTTATATTCAAGAAAGTGAAGTTTCCGGCCAGATCGCTGGTAACACCTTGGTTTGTTCCTTTGATCAAAATAGAGGCGCCCGGCAATGGTCCTCCGTCAGCATCAGTAATTTGTCCTTTTACGTGTCCATTTCCGCTCTGGGCAACCGCAGTGATGGAGTAACCAGTGCACAATAGTATGAACAGCAAAATTGCCGTCAGGGATTTCTGAATCCATTGTTTCATTTAACAGAAGTTTAGTTGGTGAAAGAATTAATGAGTATGTAGTTGATTAGAATATAGCAAGCTGTGTAGTGATACGTGGTGAGGTTAATTTGACTCCTTACGCTCCGTATTTGAATTTTAAGTAGTCTGTTAAGAAGCGAAGGCCAAAACTGGTTCCAATATCCCTGTTTACTAACCATACCTTGCCATTGCGAAGGCGGGTTCTTGTTTCCAGTACAGCACCTCGCAGGTTAGGATCGGGATGCTTTACATCGTAGCGGTTATTCATGAGCCACACCGCTGATCTTTCGATGTTTTGTTCAAACTCTTTATAACCGTATTTAGAAAGCTGCATCCATAATATACCGGCAAAGGCTACGGACGAACCGGTGGCTGAACCTTTATCGGGCTGTCTGCCATTTAAGTAATTATCATAGAAAATAGTTCCGTCTTTCAATTGGGCTTTAGCAAAGGTTCTTGCTGTATTGGCTGCAGCATCTAAATATCTTTTATCCTTTGTCAGTTCGTAACCTTTTACTAAAGATTCGGCATACCATAGTGAAAAGCGTGGATGGAATGATTGTTCTTCTATAAAGTTTGGCATGAACTGCATCCATACCCCTTCCTTGCCCTGCTTCTCTACTAAGCTATTACATAGGTTGATGTAGGCTTCTTTGAATTTATTGTCTCCAGAAAACTCGTAAGCATCCATGAATAACCATCCTTCTGTATTAGGGCGGGAAACATCGAATAGCTTTTGATTGGGCTTATCTTTCCAGAAAGGGCTTTTCTCTTTCAGCACCTCGCCGGTCTTTGCATCAATATTATCATAACATACGCCCGCTTCAGCATAGTACATATTATTCAACATCCATGCAGCAGCTGAAGTAGCTACTTTGGCGTATTTCTGATCTTTTGTAACACGGCTTAACTCATAGATACCCGGCGTGCCATCTGATACGGTAGCAAATACGATAAAGTCTTCTCCTATTACATCGCCATGCTTTGCAGCAACCATTCCCTTCAGCACGGATTGATCTTTTATTTCCATACCAACCCAATAATCGCCTCCTTTTTTAGCAGCCTGCAAATAAGCTTTGTTACCCGTTTGTTTGTAGGCAGCCAATAAGGCATATACGGCCTGTCCTGTATGCCAAGGCACTTCATAATCGTACCACTTACCTTCTGTAAGGTTATAATCACATTTTGACTTTCCTTCTTTATCTAAAACCGTATTGGCTATATAATCGGCGGATTGTTTAATGGCAATTTTCAGATCTTCCTTTTTAACCTGTGAATAGCCACTTACTGACATCAGCATGAGTGAACCTGTGCCGAGTGAAAACATCCATTGCTTAATCCGCTTCATAAGTAGTTTTTTTAGGATTGAGTTGATATTTGTGTTTATGAGTTGTTACAGATAAGTCTTTATCAAGCCGGAAGGTGAATGTCCAGGGATGGCCTTCTTTTTTGGGCAGCTTCATCAACAGGTGATTTACTCCTGCCTTTAAGGTAAGCGTCATGGATCTTTCCTCACCATCTGGCTGTCCGCCGTTTATACTGCTAAAAACATTTTCTCCATTGCAGAAGATCTCTCCGCCATCATACGCCGCAAAAAAAGCCTTTACTGTTATCGGATGTTCTACCGTGATGTTGCAGTAAGCATATACCAGTGAAGAGTTGGGGGATTTATAATTTTCGTCAAGATCAATTACGCCACCATCCTGTGAAGCATATTTTTGCCAACGGTACGCTATGCCCTGGTAGTGTATAAAATCACCTGGTATGGGCGGCTTATTGTATTCCGTATTCTCTGAGTATAAAAAATCGGGGATCTTATCTTTTGATGAGAAAGGAAATGGTCCACCGAACATCCAGTTCTGAAAATAATATTCCGGGCTTTCTTTGATATTAAGACGAACATGAGAAACTTCTGGCAATTTGGTCTTTGCTTTCAAAGCTGTAATGGCCGCATGAAGATTACCAGAAAGCTGTTTTAAATCATTAATTCGTTTGTCATAGCTATCCAGTACCACATTCAACGAGTAAGGCTGATTTTCTTTTAACCAGGCTGTTCGAAATTGCTCCTTTAGTAGCAGGTGCCGAAGTGCAATTTCCATTACCTTCTTATCTGCTTCCATTAAAACAGCTATGCTATTTTGAGGTGTTGCATTGGATAGACTAACGGCTTTATAATATTTCTGTGCTACATCTGCCAGCTGAATTCTTGTATCGATAATTAGACGGTATTGATCGATGCCAAATTGCAGTGTGCTAATATCAGTTCTATGGCTTTGGGGATTGGCAGCTGCCAATAATTGGTCGGCAGCTGTAATAATGGTAAGAGCGTCTTTAGCAGATGTATTGTTTACAATCAGTTGTTGTCCGCTATCCGGCAGAATCTTTTGTCGCCATACCTGGTCATTCAGGTTATAAGTGATAGGAAGCGCTCTTAGCTCCATCAGTTTATTCAAGGCCTTTACATAAGCGCCATTGTCCGTTCCATAAGCCGCTTTTTCATATCGGTTATCAAATGAACTTTCCCATTTGGGATCTGCATTCCAGCTTTTATCTGCCGCTACATATACACCGTACCAGTCGCCAGAGAAAAGATAAGTTCCGCCATCGTCCCAGACAGTGGTAATAACACCAGCGGCACCATGCTTTGCGGCGTCGTTAACAAAATACCTGATGTTTGAACTTGCCATTGTCATATCGGGAAACATCCGGTAGGAATTCAAAATACCGGGACAAACCATGAATTGTAAGCCGCGTTTTTTAAAAGGAAGAATCAATTTGTCGTAGGATTTGTTCTCGCTATACTCCCAGGTCCCGTAGATGACATCCTTTGGTAGCATATCCAATACTTCTTCATGTTGCAATGCCACATCGCCCCACATTATCATTTGTTTATTGTGTCGCTTTACAATATCATATAAGAACTTCAGATGATCGGCGTAAAACCTTGCTGCACCTATACTGTCAATGTATTTTTTAGAGCGGCCTTTTGTCAGATCAAAGGTTTCATCGCAGTTCACATTAAAATAAGGTGATCCGAAGGCATCACATAATTCGCCAATAACATTTTCCAGAAACTTTCTGGCTTTGGGATCAAGCGGCGAAATCAATGTGGAAGTTTCACCCATGGATTTGTATTGAGGAAGCGACAGTATTTTTTCGAAATGACCAAAGGACTGAAAACTACCTATCAACTGTATGTGATGCTTGGTAGCATAGGCAGACAGTTCTTTTATTTGAGGTATGGTCAGCTTACCGCTATCAGGAGCAAAGTCCGGGTGGGAAAGAGGTTGAACGACATGCTCAATATAAAAAGAGAGGCCATTGACCTTTATTTCGGCCATACGTTCAATCTGTTCTTTAATATAATTAACAGTAGATATAGGACCGCGGCTGATGTCATCAAAGATCACGCGGTTGGGAAAGGATGGCCAGTCTACTATATTCACTTCCTTGTTCCAGCTGGCGCGAATTAATTGTTTAAGACTTTGCAAGCCATAGAAAAGACCTGTTTCAGTATTGGCAGCCAGTATGCTTTGTTTCTTATTTATTACTAATACATAACCCTCTTTACCAATCTTATCCATACGTGAGGCCGCGTATTTCATCACCTCGGCATCAAACTTTTTATCCTTACCCAGGATCCCCACGTTAATGGAGGTAACAGCTTTTAATGAAGGTGCTGTTTTAGAACGAAAGGCCATCCAGTGCTCCGAAAGCCTATTGACTACATCTTTATTTACTAAGCGGAAATTAAGGGAGAGGTTTGAAGAAATTGCTACCTGGCTATTACTTGTTTGTACGTATTGTGGATACGGCAATACCGGCAACTCTTTAGCAGCTACAACAGTATCCTGTAGCAAAAGAACAAGTGACAGTAACAAGTATATATAGCATCCCTTCTTCATTACCTGGCTTTGAGAAATGAATCAATTTGACTGTACCAGCAGGCACAGTATTAACATGTATAAGCGTGGATTAAAGCAATCGTTCGTTTAACAAAATCGTTTACTTCACTAATGTAACATTAATTTCCGTTAACGTACACGATAAGTAGCAACTTTTTTTCTAATATTTAAATATAGTTGACAATAACTGCTTACTATTTATTTGTAAATAGGTTTCTACAAGCATGTCTTACCGGTATCAGAGACCATTAGTTGGTATAAAATGTATAGTTATAACGCGTGATAATATCAATAGGCATGAAGGTGAGACTTTCAATATCGGCACCCATAACCAGTGTTTGGTAAAGCGTCATTATAGCGCGGTACCCCTGCTCTTCAGGCTTATGGGAAATCAAGAAATCGATGGTGCCGCTTTCAAGGTATTTTACATTCTCTTTCAATATATCGTAGCCAATCAACAACACATCCTCAATGCCCGACTTCACAAGAAAAGCAGCAACAGCAGAAACCCTTGAATTGGTTACAAAAATCGACTTGATCTCTTTTTGTTCTGCAAACAGGGTTGATAGTTGTTTTTCAACCGAGCGGGCGTTTGTCTGACGAATACTTAACGTAGTGATATCCGCCTTTTTATTATTATCCTTAAAATAATCTTTAAAGCCTTTTTCCACCTGGCTATCCATTTCAGCTTCTGAGATATTCAAGAACAGGATCTTTGATTTATTAGCTGTTCCAAAATCAATCAGGTGCGCCGCCTGGTAAGCACTGTGATACATATCCGGGCCTATGTAACAAAGTCCCTGCTGATCTGACAAAGGCGTATCAATTACAACAACAGAGATATCTTTTGCCTTACAGGCATTTGCAAAACCGGATGCCTCTTCGTTGAATAAGGGTGATAACAAAACACCATTTGGCTTTTTAGCAATTACTTTTTTTGCCTGTTTAATAAAGGATTCCCGATCCTTCAGATCAAAAAAATAGGTAGTTACCGATATGCCGTACCTTTTAATTTCTGCCTCAGCCCGCTGTATACCTTTTAATGGGCCTTCCCAGAAATCGGTTTCTTTAGATATATGCGGAATAAGTACAGCAATTTCAAATACCTTCTTTGACGCCAGCCGGCTTGCCAAAACATTTGGCTGGTAGTTCATTTCCTTTATGATCTCATTGATCTTCTCACGTGTCTTTTCAGACACACCTTCCCTGTTATGGATAACGCGGTCTACAGTACCAATGGATACATTTGCTCTTCTTGCAATTTCCTTAACACCGAAAGGTTCCTGAGCTTTTTTCTTCATGTACGTTACTATTGATCTTCAATTATTAAATACACAGAATGGGAAGCGCAACGTTTTAAACTGCTGGAATACATTTGAAACGAACACCACACATTTCTTCACATCAAAAAGGAGTGCATTTATTGATGCAATTTAAAATAGTTAGGAGAAACGTTTAACTAGTTGCTTAAGAATACAACGAGATGTTATCTTCTATCTACTTCGACTTAACAGACACCATGCGCACAGCATGATTATTCTGTTTGGTTATCTCCTTTTGCTTTGTGTCTACTTCTATAGTTATGCTGTGCCTACCACGTTGTGCCAACCACTGCCATTTCACTTCTTTCATTCTTGGATGCAGGTCATTAGGCGCTTCAATAGCATCGATCTTTTTACTATCGACTTTCTTTCCATCAACAATCAAATGAACTTCCACATCCTGCGCTATCAGGTTACCTATATTATGAACAGTAGCTGTTACTTCTATTGTCTGGCCTGGCACAATTGCACTCGGCAATTGAATATCTCTGTCTGCAATAGCCAGGTCTGCTACTGTGGTATTTGTATTTGCAGCAGTGCTTATCTGCTCAAGAGAAACCACCCAATTCATTTTAGAGGGAACGTCAAGTGATATAGTATTAACGCTTTCTACCAACACGATTTCTTTATCCGTTTTCAATTCATCTATAACACCATCATCATTGGTATCAATACCTGCTTTTAGCTTATAAAGTCCCGGTGCTACTAACCAGGTGCGCATCTCCACCTGTTTTTGTTTTCCAGCATTAAACAAAGACACCGTAGCTGAAGTGGTATTGCCTCTACGTACAAAAACAGACACGTCAGCACCTGTATTTTTCCACGTAGCCACTAAAGCAGGATACTCAAAGCCACTACCAAAATGTCCAGTATACATGCCAAACAACAGGTTACTACCCGGCACATACACCCTATCAGTAAACTTCACTTCGCTGGTTAACAAAGGGAAATTATAACGCAGTGAATTCAACAACTCTCCAAATCCTTTTATGATCTCTTCTTGATTGTTGCTGATATCATATTTGTTATAAGGCTGCCCATATTGCAACACCAGATTATCAAATGCGGGAATGGTTGTTACCTTTTTAGCCATGGCAAATAGTTTAGACAAGGGATGCTTATCCTCACTTCCTTCATTTGAATTACCAGACAGGTTGTCCTTCACCCATTCAAAAGATCCGGGGTTGCTTTGGCTTGCGTGCCTGGTACTATCCTGCATGATTTTCACAACCGATTGCAAGGGCCTTAAAAAATTTTCATTCCGGGTAATAGCATACATGCCCAGCAAATGATTATACAATTCACCTACATGGCCAAGACTTTCCCATCGATAATAGGGATACGTTAAGTTGGCATCATACCAAGTACCAGTATACCCGCCTATCTTGTCCGATGTAAATGCTATTGCTGCCGGAAATACACCTGCAGGTTTACCATTTTCTTCTCTTTCAGCATCTTCAACCCAGGCATTACACCATTCTGAAAAAGACTGCAATAGTTGGGGATTTTTATTGTACCAGGCAAGCCACAATCCTGGCAGGACAGCTCTTGCATTCAGCGGCACATCCACACCATAAGGCTCCTCTTCCCGCACCTGTGTTGCCGACAAATAATAAGATTTGAAATGACGATGGCCTCGTGGGGTCAGGCCGGTCCAGACGCCTGTAAAATTTTGCATGCTATACATACATCTTTCCACATATTCCGGATCGCCGTATTTAATAAGAAACATCGCTGGATGTGTATCTCTAAACAATTCTGCGGAGTGTTCTACATCATCCACTCTTTTGGCGAATCCACGCTCTAATATTTCACTATTCCAAACACCATCAGCTAATCTTGTATAGCCTAGTGTGGCGGTACTATCATCAGCACCTAGAATAGCAGGGAGCCACCACCTCAATATTTCTACATCGTCACCATACTTACCTCCCAGTTCACCATTTGCTGTTTGCTTTTCCTTTACCCACCAGTTGATGATATGCAACATCCGGTACATGGCCTCACGCTGGTAAACAGCCCATAAAGGTGCACCGTCCACAGGCTTCAGATCAACACCTATAGCAAATGGAACTAGCGTCCCTCTATACATCTGTAAGATTGAGTGATCGGGAAATTTAGACGACAAGAGTGTGAAATGCTTTTCAGATACCGTATCCGGATAAAAGGTCCTATCCTCTTTGCCCAACCAGTAATGAAGCCTTCCTCGTAAGTAGAGGGCTTTGTAATAAAGCGGGTTAGATGGATCAGCAACAATTTCCTTTAGCATGTCGGCTGCTACATAATACCGTTTGATAGCACTTAAGCCGGTTGCCTTTACCGCCCATGACCAACCTGCACCTTCAAAATAAGAGCAGGCCTGCAGATAGTTATTAGCCAGGCGAAGTTGCTTTGCAGTACTACTATCACCAGCATTTGTTTGCAACTGTTTTTCCAATCCCGCTGCATATTGCTTTACTGCCATTGTATCCATCTCTATGGATGCTGATAAATCAGTCGATGTTGGAAGGGCCC
This genomic interval from Flavisolibacter tropicus contains the following:
- a CDS encoding phytanoyl-CoA dioxygenase family protein, which encodes METIQVQDLSKVHRLISNMFKWPSSAAEWEQYKLSKEQIEFYNEYGYVSNIKLLDEEQIEKLKEELAEIADPSHPGNSLFYQFASNESSDPNTVLFHALGAWRITEGFHDILWNPAFVMAASQLFGDRGVRFWHDQLFCKPALHGGVVAWHQDYSYWTRTTPLQHLTCWVGLDDATVDNGCLYYVPYSQNWGLLDKPELAGDMEGLMEYLTDEQKEQFKPIPIELKKGHAAFHHPLMVHGSYSNKSPMARRAFVLNVFADGTLSNSDNELLPTTPSIAKGQKMEGQFYPLLFDPATVR
- a CDS encoding glucosamine-6-phosphate deaminase codes for the protein MTELTVDKLQVRVYNNREEMGNFSAKMAANKIRTLLEQQPFVNIIFAAAASQNEFLDALSKEPLEWSRINAFHMDEYIGLPDGHPQCFGTFLKHRIFDKVPFHQVHYLKGNVTDIQAECERYAALLEQNPVDITCMGIGENSHLAFNDPHVADFNDKSQVKVVDLDEACKQQQVNEGCFESVEQIPINALTLTIPALLKANYIFCMVPGPTKAKAVYHTLEDEITERHPSTILRTHPNAILFLDKESAACVQPVAVSY
- a CDS encoding TonB-dependent receptor, with amino-acid sequence MKQWIQKSLTAILLFILLCTGYSITAVAQSGNGHVKGQITDADGGPLPGASILIKGTNQGVTSDLAGNFTFLNITPGKHVLVANYMGFKPMEIEVIVKNGETVNTKVKLSSNVASLRNVTISSFREGQQKALNQQRNADNIKQVISADLMGRFPDLNVAEALQRLPGVTIGREQGEGSTVQLRGTPGNFTNINVNGEQIMGSREEGQRNAQLDLVPANILSSMEVIKTLTPDQDGDAIAGAINLKTPTATSLKSRLSLDLGGGFNNLRKKFNGIGSANFGKRFFSTDQLPNGKLGVALSASYYKTVNGYDELNAQVWQEKNFNDGKGTILFPTDIRLLYLENERTRKGTAATVDYSFNPTTSLVANVTYNELDNEATRYRKRTRMQTANTTKTATGPYTTTKGRSYNELMERTMDNANLNFSLEGETAIKKVKLDAGLFYTTTQLEQEANTYNFITGNIPLTIDNLSGDYIQAVSTSDWKNNGSLFTYNTIEGNNFNTKGRNFVGRLNMTLPYKWGNNDATFKAGVKTKSMQNDRYRPASTFVANYSGTAANGSLNNFLGEEELSDDLLDGHLNFGRAVNKDATINYFKNNQGQFTFSPNLTAVSIATYFYDATENVTSGYLMNRVQFNKLMLLGGLRVERTSVDYDANLVNQDAAGNLTSSVPSNKTNSYTKFLPNLQTKYDISKNTLIRGALSFGYSRPNFPDLVPSRVVAILNQTVTDGNPELQPAFARNLDFSFEHYLKNLGILSIGAFHKNIDKFQYLSVVTLKGDEFEGANQYQNWIYSKTYNGNTAKVYGLELNAQANLTFLPGVLKGISLYANYTYAHSKADAQLRKGLRLPGQAEHTANGSLSYNYKGFTLQGNVNYNGSYTVSLGANDASDVIRNDRVQVDLNTSLKLSKRVTVYAEVVNLTNAPQIDYFGDRSRIYTLQYYSFSGRTGVKMRF
- a CDS encoding glycoside hydrolase family 20 zincin-like fold domain-containing protein, with translation MKKGCYIYLLLSLVLLLQDTVVAAKELPVLPYPQYVQTSNSQVAISSNLSLNFRLVNKDVVNRLSEHWMAFRSKTAPSLKAVTSINVGILGKDKKFDAEVMKYAASRMDKIGKEGYVLVINKKQSILAANTETGLFYGLQSLKQLIRASWNKEVNIVDWPSFPNRVIFDDISRGPISTVNYIKEQIERMAEIKVNGLSFYIEHVVQPLSHPDFAPDSGKLTIPQIKELSAYATKHHIQLIGSFQSFGHFEKILSLPQYKSMGETSTLISPLDPKARKFLENVIGELCDAFGSPYFNVNCDETFDLTKGRSKKYIDSIGAARFYADHLKFLYDIVKRHNKQMIMWGDVALQHEEVLDMLPKDVIYGTWEYSENKSYDKLILPFKKRGLQFMVCPGILNSYRMFPDMTMASSNIRYFVNDAAKHGAAGVITTVWDDGGTYLFSGDWYGVYVAADKSWNADPKWESSFDNRYEKAAYGTDNGAYVKALNKLMELRALPITYNLNDQVWRQKILPDSGQQLIVNNTSAKDALTIITAADQLLAAANPQSHRTDISTLQFGIDQYRLIIDTRIQLADVAQKYYKAVSLSNATPQNSIAVLMEADKKVMEIALRHLLLKEQFRTAWLKENQPYSLNVVLDSYDKRINDLKQLSGNLHAAITALKAKTKLPEVSHVRLNIKESPEYYFQNWMFGGPFPFSSKDKIPDFLYSENTEYNKPPIPGDFIHYQGIAYRWQKYASQDGGVIDLDENYKSPNSSLVYAYCNITVEHPITVKAFFAAYDGGEIFCNGENVFSSINGGQPDGEERSMTLTLKAGVNHLLMKLPKKEGHPWTFTFRLDKDLSVTTHKHKYQLNPKKTTYEAD
- a CDS encoding LacI family DNA-binding transcriptional regulator → MKKKAQEPFGVKEIARRANVSIGTVDRVIHNREGVSEKTREKINEIIKEMNYQPNVLASRLASKKVFEIAVLIPHISKETDFWEGPLKGIQRAEAEIKRYGISVTTYFFDLKDRESFIKQAKKVIAKKPNGVLLSPLFNEEASGFANACKAKDISVVVIDTPLSDQQGLCYIGPDMYHSAYQAAHLIDFGTANKSKILFLNISEAEMDSQVEKGFKDYFKDNNKKADITTLSIRQTNARSVEKQLSTLFAEQKEIKSIFVTNSRVSAVAAFLVKSGIEDVLLIGYDILKENVKYLESGTIDFLISHKPEEQGYRAIMTLYQTLVMGADIESLTFMPIDIITRYNYTFYTN
- a CDS encoding CARDB domain-containing protein; the protein is MKYLVAISLFAVVGICACTTQRALPTSTDLSASIEMDTMAVKQYAAGLEKQLQTNAGDSSTAKQLRLANNYLQACSYFEGAGWSWAVKATGLSAIKRYYVAADMLKEIVADPSNPLYYKALYLRGRLHYWLGKEDRTFYPDTVSEKHFTLLSSKFPDHSILQMYRGTLVPFAIGVDLKPVDGAPLWAVYQREAMYRMLHIINWWVKEKQTANGELGGKYGDDVEILRWWLPAILGADDSTATLGYTRLADGVWNSEILERGFAKRVDDVEHSAELFRDTHPAMFLIKYGDPEYVERCMYSMQNFTGVWTGLTPRGHRHFKSYYLSATQVREEEPYGVDVPLNARAVLPGLWLAWYNKNPQLLQSFSEWCNAWVEDAEREENGKPAGVFPAAIAFTSDKIGGYTGTWYDANLTYPYYRWESLGHVGELYNHLLGMYAITRNENFLRPLQSVVKIMQDSTRHASQSNPGSFEWVKDNLSGNSNEGSEDKHPLSKLFAMAKKVTTIPAFDNLVLQYGQPYNKYDISNNQEEIIKGFGELLNSLRYNFPLLTSEVKFTDRVYVPGSNLLFGMYTGHFGSGFEYPALVATWKNTGADVSVFVRRGNTTSATVSLFNAGKQKQVEMRTWLVAPGLYKLKAGIDTNDDGVIDELKTDKEIVLVESVNTISLDVPSKMNWVVSLEQISTAANTNTTVADLAIADRDIQLPSAIVPGQTIEVTATVHNIGNLIAQDVEVHLIVDGKKVDSKKIDAIEAPNDLHPRMKEVKWQWLAQRGRHSITIEVDTKQKEITKQNNHAVRMVSVKSK